A single Actinomycetota bacterium DNA region contains:
- a CDS encoding FKBP-type peptidyl-prolyl cis-trans isomerase, with protein sequence MAVLAVVATSGCARTPAEDTEAPPSEAGQVSTPPEDATQEPPAAEDVTELVIEDITVGTGAEAKAGDTVTVHYTGWLTDGTEFDSSVGREPFQFPLGQGQVIPGWDQGVAGMKVGGQRRLTIPPDLGYGAAGAGGVIPPNATLIFEVELLSIP encoded by the coding sequence ATCGCCGTACTGGCCGTTGTCGCCACAAGCGGATGCGCCAGAACTCCCGCAGAAGACACCGAAGCTCCGCCGAGCGAAGCCGGGCAGGTCTCGACACCTCCGGAAGATGCCACGCAGGAGCCACCTGCCGCCGAGGATGTCACCGAACTCGTGATCGAGGACATCACGGTGGGAACAGGAGCTGAGGCCAAAGCGGGCGACACCGTTACCGTGCACTACACCGGCTGGCTAACCGATGGGACAGAGTTCGACTCCTCGGTGGGCCGTGAGCCGTTCCAATTCCCGCTCGGCCAGGGCCAGGTAATACCGGGCTGGGATCAGGGTGTTGCCGGTATGAAGGTCGGCGGCCAGCGCAGGCTCACCATTCCGCCGGATCTCGGCTATGGTGCGGCGGGAGCAGGTGGCGTCATTCCTCCCAATGCGACCCTGATCTTCGAGGTGGAATTGCTCTCGATCCCCTAG